A window of Desulfatibacillum aliphaticivorans DSM 15576 contains these coding sequences:
- a CDS encoding ABC transporter ATP-binding protein: MEDQTVLECRNLGFAYENNKDLFSEVNLKVPAGAFVQIQGASGTGKSTFLRLLNRLAIPAKGAVLFKGKDLQELEGPELRTRIVYLQQTPTLIQGSVRHNLVLPFRFSQNKKRQAPEDDELRKGLQRFMLDEISLEQSALDLSVGQRQRLCLLRAILLSPDVLLLDEPTSALDRDSRQAVVDVVNKLRREDNITMFLVAHTEFSIESEKVIYCTLHNGKMEVQ, from the coding sequence ATGGAAGACCAAACCGTATTGGAATGCCGAAATCTGGGGTTTGCTTACGAAAACAACAAGGACCTTTTTTCGGAAGTCAACCTGAAGGTTCCAGCCGGCGCTTTTGTGCAGATTCAAGGAGCTTCGGGGACGGGAAAGTCCACGTTTTTGCGGCTTCTTAACCGGCTGGCGATTCCCGCAAAGGGGGCCGTGCTATTCAAGGGAAAGGACCTGCAGGAATTAGAGGGGCCCGAATTAAGAACCCGGATTGTCTACCTTCAGCAAACGCCCACGTTGATCCAGGGCAGCGTACGCCACAACCTTGTGCTGCCTTTCCGGTTCTCCCAAAACAAAAAGCGTCAGGCTCCTGAAGATGACGAACTCCGAAAGGGTCTCCAGCGTTTTATGCTGGATGAAATCAGCCTGGAGCAATCGGCCCTGGATCTCTCCGTAGGGCAGCGCCAGCGTTTATGCCTGCTGAGGGCCATCTTGCTTTCGCCCGACGTCCTGCTGTTGGACGAACCCACAAGCGCCCTGGACAGGGACAGCCGTCAGGCGGTGGTGGACGTGGTAAACAAGCTGCGCCGGGAGGACAATATAACCATGTTTCTGGTGGCCCACACGGAGTTTTCCATCGAATCGGAGAAGGTTATTTATTGCACCTTGCATAACGGAAAAATGGAGGTCCAATGA
- a CDS encoding HD domain-containing protein, whose product MRPGQDISRYTAWFRNYASSFCGDDGQVWDACALKTRHTFRVMGEIGVLGKSLFLSSREMRLARMMALLHDVGRFTQYARFKTFVDAVSVDHGDESAEIIARENLLEDFPECERRLILYCVKWHNKKEVPADASPEGEFFLRLLRDADKLDIWRVVCAHYNGKMEAPKETVELGLPGDRSISQNVHKDIMAGGIVNSLDLKTAPDFMVLQMGWVFDLNIDKSFVLLNKRAYLEKIARTLPPCREAREIYQKVRSYLDERLQGKREIKTVSATGDANNG is encoded by the coding sequence ATGCGCCCTGGGCAAGACATAAGCCGATACACCGCATGGTTCCGCAACTATGCCAGCAGCTTTTGCGGAGACGACGGCCAGGTTTGGGACGCTTGCGCCCTGAAAACCCGGCATACTTTTCGGGTCATGGGCGAAATCGGAGTGCTGGGCAAGTCCCTGTTTCTTTCGTCCCGTGAAATGCGCCTTGCCAGGATGATGGCTCTACTTCACGACGTGGGGCGATTCACCCAGTATGCCAGGTTCAAAACCTTTGTGGACGCCGTCAGCGTGGACCACGGGGATGAAAGCGCGGAAATTATCGCCAGGGAAAACCTGCTGGAGGACTTTCCTGAATGTGAACGGCGGCTGATTTTGTATTGCGTAAAATGGCATAACAAAAAGGAAGTCCCGGCGGATGCGTCCCCGGAAGGGGAGTTCTTTCTTCGCCTGCTCCGGGACGCGGACAAGCTGGACATCTGGCGGGTGGTGTGCGCCCATTACAACGGAAAAATGGAAGCGCCCAAGGAAACCGTGGAATTGGGGCTGCCTGGAGATCGAAGCATTTCGCAAAACGTGCACAAAGACATTATGGCCGGGGGCATCGTCAACTCCCTGGATTTGAAAACCGCTCCGGATTTTATGGTGTTGCAAATGGGGTGGGTTTTTGACCTGAATATCGACAAGTCATTTGTGCTGTTGAACAAAAGGGCGTATCTGGAAAAAATCGCCCGGACCCTGCCTCCCTGCCGGGAGGCCCGGGAAATCTATCAAAAGGTGCGTTCTTATTTGGATGAGCGCCTGCAAGGCAAACGGGAAATCAAGACGGTTTCCGCAACAGGAGACGCAAACAATGGGTAA
- a CDS encoding PP2C family protein-serine/threonine phosphatase: MKILVADDDRTVQIALKTLLSKWGYEVVTAQDGAQAWEILQDPEAPRLAVIDWMMPGMEGPALCKKIRQSSLSSYTYLILLTAKTSKSELMEGLEAGADDFISKPFNAGELKARITAAERILSLEKELKVKNEALSQSNINLSRSNDIITKDLQVAASVQQSLLPAQTGELNGFSFGSLFMPCAIVGGDMFNFFPLGDNHIAFFILDISGHGVPAAMLSVTVSKTLTSLIWEEAMTTGISRNGSGTLLSPEDMAAKLNLLFQSSDTLQAYFTMILGITDVRTGRTILTQAGHPHPIRVPSQGALETIGNGGFPVGLLENAEYSGYEFTLNPGDRLYLYSDGITECRDDQDNEFSQKRLMQLLEDSRSQDLESVMRTTAEELFRFHGSGSFSDDISIMVLQRN, translated from the coding sequence ATGAAAATACTCGTCGCTGATGATGACAGAACAGTTCAGATAGCCCTTAAAACTCTCTTGTCCAAATGGGGTTATGAGGTTGTTACGGCCCAGGACGGGGCCCAGGCCTGGGAGATTTTGCAGGATCCGGAGGCGCCCCGCCTTGCCGTGATAGACTGGATGATGCCTGGCATGGAAGGCCCGGCCTTGTGCAAAAAAATCCGGCAAAGCTCTCTGTCCTCGTACACCTACCTGATTCTGCTTACCGCAAAAACAAGCAAGTCCGAATTGATGGAAGGCCTGGAAGCCGGGGCCGACGACTTCATATCCAAGCCTTTTAACGCCGGAGAACTCAAGGCCCGGATCACGGCGGCTGAAAGAATCCTGAGCCTGGAAAAAGAGCTCAAAGTCAAAAACGAGGCACTGTCTCAATCCAATATCAACCTCTCCCGCTCCAACGACATTATCACCAAGGACCTCCAAGTGGCGGCCTCGGTTCAGCAAAGCCTATTGCCCGCCCAGACCGGCGAACTTAACGGGTTCAGTTTCGGCTCCCTGTTCATGCCCTGCGCCATTGTGGGCGGGGATATGTTCAACTTTTTCCCCTTGGGGGACAACCATATCGCCTTTTTCATCCTGGACATCTCCGGCCACGGAGTTCCCGCGGCCATGCTTTCCGTGACCGTCAGCAAAACCCTCACCTCCCTGATATGGGAGGAGGCCATGACTACCGGCATATCTCGAAACGGCTCGGGAACGCTGCTTTCCCCTGAGGACATGGCCGCCAAGCTGAACCTCCTGTTTCAAAGCAGCGACACTCTGCAGGCCTACTTCACCATGATCCTGGGAATAACAGACGTGCGAACCGGCCGCACCATCCTAACCCAGGCGGGCCACCCCCATCCCATACGCGTACCAAGCCAGGGCGCCCTGGAAACCATCGGCAATGGAGGCTTTCCCGTGGGGCTTTTGGAAAACGCCGAGTATTCCGGATACGAGTTCACCCTGAACCCCGGCGACCGGCTTTATCTGTATTCCGACGGCATCACCGAGTGCCGCGACGACCAGGATAATGAGTTTTCCCAAAAGCGGCTCATGCAATTGCTGGAAGACAGCCGCTCGCAGGACCTGGAAAGCGTCATGCGAACAACCGCGGAGGAATTGTTCCGCTTTCACGGAAGCGGCTCCTTTTCCGACGACATCAGCATCATGGTCCTGCAAAGAAACTAA
- a CDS encoding M50 family metallopeptidase produces the protein MLEILQNIGIFALDSLKTTGMILLMIMGPGMLFALIMNSVSTRLKSELWNLLGRKLYLAAFGWLGVSVHELGHAVMCLLFGHKINKLQLFAPDQKSGTLGAVNHSFNPRNPYQVVGNFFIALGPVILGVAVIWAAAHFLLPHGIASLDISVKWSDFRSLDSFLRLAASSWDAAKDMLDDLFTKAVWSQWQTWVFTYILICVGSGISLSWSDISGGIEGFLAFFVLLFIAVLIAAYLDSIPTQQIKALSRAIANVYPFMLFALALNAMLAVSVFLLNTLKESIKS, from the coding sequence ATGCTTGAAATCTTACAGAATATTGGAATTTTCGCCTTGGATTCCCTCAAGACGACGGGCATGATCCTGCTCATGATCATGGGGCCGGGCATGCTCTTCGCCCTGATTATGAACAGCGTCTCCACCCGGTTGAAATCCGAATTATGGAACTTGCTGGGCCGAAAGCTATACCTGGCCGCCTTTGGATGGTTGGGAGTAAGCGTGCACGAGCTGGGGCACGCCGTCATGTGCCTTTTATTCGGGCATAAAATCAACAAGTTGCAACTCTTTGCGCCGGATCAAAAATCAGGAACCCTGGGCGCCGTGAATCACAGCTTCAATCCCCGCAATCCATACCAGGTGGTGGGCAATTTCTTTATAGCCCTCGGCCCTGTCATCCTGGGAGTCGCAGTTATTTGGGCGGCGGCGCATTTTTTGCTTCCCCACGGAATTGCAAGCCTGGACATCTCCGTCAAATGGTCCGATTTCCGATCCCTGGACTCCTTTTTAAGATTGGCCGCTTCCTCCTGGGACGCCGCAAAGGACATGCTGGACGACCTGTTCACCAAGGCAGTCTGGAGCCAATGGCAGACCTGGGTTTTTACCTATATCCTCATTTGCGTGGGAAGCGGCATTTCCCTTTCGTGGTCCGACATATCCGGCGGGATTGAAGGATTCCTGGCCTTCTTTGTTCTGTTGTTTATCGCCGTGCTTATCGCTGCGTATTTGGACAGCATACCCACCCAGCAAATCAAAGCCTTAAGCCGGGCTATAGCAAACGTGTATCCCTTTATGCTTTTCGCCCTGGCTTTAAACGCCATGCTGGCCGTGTCTGTTTTCCTGCTCAACACATTGAAAGAATCTATAAAAAGTTAA
- a CDS encoding ubiquinol-cytochrome c reductase iron-sulfur subunit translates to MGKQGLKRGFINRILGVPATKTPQDSDCWSFRDGVITVDLGQAPELSKPGGSIRLEGGDLPERVLVFLGDDGTYRAVKNRCTHIGHRRLDPVPGQNCVQCCSVNGSMYEYDGANLKGPAPHPIKTYQVVKEDNALIIKLA, encoded by the coding sequence ATGGGTAAGCAAGGTCTGAAAAGAGGCTTTATCAATCGCATATTGGGAGTGCCTGCAACCAAAACCCCGCAGGACTCGGATTGCTGGTCGTTCCGCGACGGCGTAATCACTGTGGATTTGGGTCAGGCGCCCGAACTTTCCAAGCCCGGCGGCTCCATACGTCTGGAAGGCGGCGATTTACCTGAGAGAGTGCTGGTGTTCCTGGGGGATGACGGAACATACCGGGCCGTGAAAAATCGCTGCACGCATATAGGGCACAGAAGGCTTGATCCCGTACCGGGGCAAAACTGCGTTCAGTGTTGCAGCGTCAACGGTTCCATGTACGAATATGATGGCGCCAATCTGAAAGGTCCGGCGCCTCATCCCATAAAAACATACCAAGTGGTTAAGGAAGATAATGCGTTGATTATTAAATTAGCTTGA
- a CDS encoding ABC transporter permease: protein MSQVVHISLWQLGLGTIFILIAGATSLIYKLGLEKDLFWGAVRTFAQLFLMGYALTIIFTLNLGWMVLAIYAVMIGFAALTVRGRVKEKQVPILIPTFVSMLTSYMLVSILITGVIVGVDPWWQPRYFLTLGGMVVGNSMTAVAISLERLFAELRQRSNEVEMMLCLGADYKEASHPMLAEALKAGMIPSINSMIGAGIVFIPGMMTGQILAGADPLEAIRYQIVVMLMLVGSTALGSLLITLLVRRKCFGAAQELRLTKTKGLS from the coding sequence ATGAGTCAGGTCGTACACATCAGCCTCTGGCAGTTGGGGCTTGGAACGATTTTCATCCTCATAGCCGGGGCGACCTCCTTGATTTATAAGCTGGGGCTGGAGAAGGACCTGTTCTGGGGGGCTGTTCGCACCTTTGCCCAGCTGTTTTTAATGGGCTACGCCTTAACCATTATTTTCACCTTAAACCTCGGCTGGATGGTCCTGGCCATCTACGCGGTGATGATCGGCTTCGCCGCCCTGACCGTGCGCGGCAGGGTCAAAGAAAAGCAGGTTCCCATCCTAATCCCGACCTTCGTCTCCATGCTGACCAGCTACATGCTTGTGAGCATTCTTATAACCGGCGTTATTGTCGGCGTGGATCCTTGGTGGCAGCCCCGATATTTTCTAACCTTGGGGGGCATGGTCGTGGGCAATTCCATGACCGCTGTGGCTATCTCCCTGGAACGCCTGTTTGCTGAGCTGAGACAGCGCTCCAACGAGGTGGAAATGATGCTTTGCCTGGGCGCCGATTACAAGGAGGCCAGCCACCCCATGCTGGCGGAAGCCTTAAAAGCCGGCATGATCCCCTCCATCAATTCCATGATTGGCGCAGGGATCGTGTTTATACCCGGCATGATGACCGGCCAAATTCTGGCGGGCGCCGATCCCCTGGAAGCCATCCGCTACCAGATTGTGGTGATGCTCATGTTGGTGGGATCCACGGCATTGGGGTCTTTGCTTATCACCCTGCTGGTCCGGAGAAAATGTTTCGGCGCAGCCCAGGAACTAAGATTGACCAAAACCAAGGGGCTTTCCTAA
- a CDS encoding MBL fold metallo-hydrolase: protein MIIRQVLGGSMGVFCYVIQDPVTKNCALIDPAFDASTILGQVDEMGGKVTHVINTHGHFDHICGNAGIISATGARLYIHNKDAKMLTSLFGAVACRMMGGRKSPPADVLLEDGDRISIGETQLEVMHTPGHSPGGICLLGEGRLFSGDTLFAGSIGATWFPGASLKVLVKSIKERLYVLPEETVVLPGHDYGPEPTTTIGREKASNPFTR from the coding sequence TTGATCATTCGTCAAGTCCTGGGCGGTTCCATGGGGGTTTTTTGTTATGTGATTCAGGACCCCGTCACAAAAAACTGCGCGCTTATCGACCCGGCATTCGATGCTTCAACCATATTGGGGCAGGTTGACGAAATGGGGGGCAAGGTCACGCACGTCATCAACACCCACGGCCATTTCGACCATATTTGCGGGAATGCCGGCATTATTTCGGCGACCGGGGCTCGCCTGTACATCCACAACAAGGACGCAAAGATGCTGACCTCCTTGTTTGGCGCCGTTGCGTGCAGGATGATGGGCGGCAGGAAATCCCCGCCCGCAGACGTCCTCCTGGAGGATGGAGACCGGATTTCCATTGGAGAAACCCAGCTTGAGGTGATGCACACCCCCGGCCACAGTCCGGGAGGGATTTGTCTGCTGGGGGAGGGCCGTCTTTTTTCCGGAGACACGCTGTTTGCGGGATCCATCGGAGCGACCTGGTTTCCCGGGGCGTCGTTGAAGGTGCTGGTCAAGAGCATCAAAGAGCGCCTGTATGTTCTGCCGGAGGAAACTGTGGTTTTGCCGGGGCATGACTACGGTCCGGAGCCCACCACCACAATTGGCCGGGAAAAAGCGTCCAATCCCTTCACCCGGTAG
- a CDS encoding MBL fold metallo-hydrolase: MKKECKLTFLCEDQARMGFLDKKFSGQHGLSIFIQGEKNVLFDTGPSEIVLYNAALAGVNLDSADLIVLSHGHWDHADGLGPLSNAGIRKPLLLHPMAFRDRRKPSGQFNGMAMSRDQIMERFDLIESSGPYKVSENMWFLGEIPRENDFESQSTSYYYMEDGEKRPELLPDDTALAVTTPNGLVVITGCSHAGICNICEYAKKVTGQGCIRTVIGGFHLLDDSKVVEKTIDYFRGQGVESLFPNHCTALPALSAFYQAFKINRLCVGDELEIS, translated from the coding sequence ATGAAGAAGGAATGTAAGTTAACGTTTCTTTGCGAGGATCAGGCCCGCATGGGTTTTCTGGACAAAAAATTTTCCGGCCAGCACGGCTTGTCCATATTCATTCAAGGGGAAAAGAATGTGCTGTTTGACACAGGCCCTTCAGAGATCGTTTTGTATAACGCCGCTCTGGCCGGCGTCAACCTGGACTCCGCCGATTTGATCGTCCTCAGCCATGGCCATTGGGACCATGCGGACGGCCTTGGGCCTTTGTCCAACGCGGGAATTCGCAAACCCTTGCTGCTTCATCCCATGGCGTTCCGGGACCGCAGAAAGCCTTCCGGCCAGTTTAACGGCATGGCCATGAGCCGGGATCAGATCATGGAAAGGTTCGATTTGATCGAAAGCTCCGGACCTTATAAGGTCAGCGAGAACATGTGGTTTTTGGGCGAGATTCCGCGGGAGAACGATTTCGAGTCCCAATCCACGTCTTATTACTATATGGAAGACGGAGAAAAGCGTCCCGAATTACTCCCCGACGACACGGCGCTGGCTGTTACGACGCCCAATGGCCTGGTTGTGATTACCGGGTGCTCGCACGCCGGGATCTGCAATATTTGCGAGTACGCTAAAAAGGTGACCGGGCAGGGATGCATCCGCACGGTGATCGGGGGATTTCATTTGCTGGACGATTCGAAAGTGGTTGAAAAAACCATCGACTACTTCCGCGGCCAGGGCGTGGAGTCTCTGTTCCCTAATCATTGCACGGCCCTTCCGGCTTTAAGCGCCTTTTACCAGGCTTTTAAGATCAACCGGTTATGTGTGGGGGATGAGCTGGAAATAAGCTGA
- a CDS encoding DUF4388 domain-containing protein — MKPSIALKGQLDFVSLAQVIQFLSSNSSNGALVLKSPYINQPGVICFNKGIITNAFCGDLQGIDAAYSLFGWTEGEFEFDVNRVETERVITQSLMEIIMEGARMLDEGRIQELGAENQDIAKPFRPHLEEGVNFIPSPDVDYSYVVEEEIFSPGQNIVEEGNHGNWICVILDGYADVIKDTKKGPFTLCRIGPGALIGDIAIVLKKENVRRASVISVDEVTLGVLDLERIHRELALMSRSLRGVLLGLNRRLAEVNHNLSRLHVSDKTYDIKSLSGRDVFDFNRSDKLFTITQGWASLVAKGSQGYVKVAEMEHGDFVGRVPFLDLGHEPSQAVLLPSEDFAVEELPTEDIVAEYENSSNMIQCIASYISNCVAATTMQIRGTGKND; from the coding sequence ATGAAGCCTTCCATAGCGCTTAAAGGTCAGTTGGATTTTGTCAGTCTGGCTCAAGTCATTCAATTTTTATCATCCAATTCCAGCAACGGCGCTCTTGTTCTTAAAAGCCCGTACATAAATCAACCGGGGGTGATCTGTTTTAACAAAGGCATAATCACCAATGCCTTTTGCGGCGATTTACAGGGGATCGACGCTGCATACTCCCTGTTCGGCTGGACCGAAGGGGAGTTTGAATTCGACGTAAACCGCGTGGAAACTGAACGGGTCATCACTCAAAGCCTGATGGAAATCATCATGGAAGGCGCCCGGATGCTGGACGAAGGGCGCATCCAGGAACTGGGCGCGGAAAACCAGGATATCGCCAAGCCCTTCCGGCCTCACCTGGAAGAAGGCGTGAACTTCATCCCCAGCCCGGACGTGGACTACTCGTACGTGGTGGAAGAGGAGATTTTCTCCCCGGGCCAGAACATTGTTGAGGAAGGCAACCACGGCAACTGGATTTGCGTCATCCTGGACGGATATGCGGACGTGATCAAAGACACCAAAAAGGGGCCTTTCACCCTATGCAGAATCGGGCCGGGCGCTTTGATCGGAGACATCGCCATCGTCCTGAAAAAGGAGAACGTACGGCGCGCGTCCGTCATATCCGTGGACGAAGTCACCTTGGGCGTTCTGGATCTGGAGCGTATTCACCGGGAACTGGCCCTCATGTCCCGAAGCCTCCGCGGCGTTCTTTTGGGGCTCAACCGCCGGTTGGCCGAAGTCAATCATAATCTGTCCAGGCTGCACGTGTCCGACAAAACCTACGACATCAAAAGCCTGAGCGGCAGGGACGTCTTTGATTTCAACCGGAGCGACAAGCTCTTCACCATCACGCAAGGCTGGGCTTCCCTGGTCGCCAAAGGCTCGCAAGGATACGTAAAAGTCGCCGAAATGGAGCATGGCGATTTTGTGGGCCGGGTTCCTTTTCTGGATTTGGGCCACGAGCCGAGCCAGGCCGTCCTGCTGCCTTCCGAGGACTTCGCCGTGGAGGAACTGCCCACCGAAGACATCGTCGCCGAGTACGAAAACTCCTCCAACATGATTCAATGCATTGCCAGCTACATCTCCAACTGCGTCGCAGCCACCACCATGCAAATCCGTGGAACCGGCAAAAACGACTAG
- a CDS encoding PspA/IM30 family protein — translation MGIMTRLTRLCKADIHGVMDQIEDKGLVLAQCLREMEDAMSRERIKLSRLSARRDNLKANLKAQEELAEKVDQDLCEAVKKEKDDIAKFLIRKHKTVTGVVQKLDLQIQELNREISRLQQDMEEKALVHERLKVQADAFMAAKKNQEYSGVQGASFAGQDLSDEEIQWELEKRKEALRHE, via the coding sequence ATGGGAATTATGACAAGATTAACCAGGCTGTGCAAAGCGGACATTCACGGGGTCATGGATCAGATCGAAGACAAAGGCCTGGTCCTGGCCCAATGCCTGCGGGAAATGGAAGACGCCATGTCCCGGGAGCGCATCAAGCTGTCCCGGCTTTCCGCCAGAAGGGACAACCTGAAAGCCAACCTCAAGGCCCAGGAGGAGCTGGCGGAAAAAGTGGATCAGGACCTTTGCGAAGCCGTGAAAAAGGAAAAGGACGACATCGCCAAATTTTTAATCCGCAAGCACAAAACCGTGACCGGCGTCGTCCAGAAGCTGGATTTGCAAATCCAGGAGCTGAATCGGGAAATATCCCGCCTGCAGCAGGACATGGAGGAAAAAGCCCTGGTGCACGAACGCCTGAAAGTCCAGGCCGATGCGTTTATGGCGGCGAAAAAGAACCAGGAGTATAGCGGCGTCCAGGGCGCGTCCTTCGCCGGGCAGGATTTGAGCGACGAGGAAATTCAATGGGAGCTTGAAAAACGCAAGGAGGCTTTGCGCCATGAATAA
- a CDS encoding vWA domain-containing protein, whose translation MKAKALILVGVLIAATFAAMAYANRSAGVVAPPPVAPAIPPVAIKPVKNGIVALTGELTQDKIHATGDRMFDLVLTMTADEVLAPEQTKTRPVDMVIVLDRSGSMGGRKIRDAKAAVKGLVEGLRSQDRFSLVTYSNSVDGGDGLHYLTNDKRNSLNWMVDSIPAGGGTNLGGGLEKGVNVLRAFGDPGRMGKVILISDGQANQGVTDPNQLAAMAGLRDDGLVYSVTTVGLGQDFNEQLMATVADGGRGRYYYLEKPGDFLAVFQEEANWTRAVAASALSIHLPLPKGVTAVSANGYPVINRENGAFISPGALLSGQSRTLYIRLHANGDAGEILNFDGVKATYVHEGQTLTAMCPQSFEVQVTQNAMAALESVSREAWEEKVLNADWNVLKEEVAADIKAGDKDQAKHRIQEYRQSIQVQNSVVNSPSVESNLNEDCEALMDKVDETFTGDSSEVMQKQRSVSKSMQYEGYKDRRGIK comes from the coding sequence ATGAAAGCCAAAGCCCTTATACTCGTAGGAGTCCTTATCGCGGCGACATTCGCCGCCATGGCTTACGCCAACAGAAGCGCGGGCGTTGTCGCCCCCCCGCCTGTCGCGCCCGCGATACCGCCGGTTGCAATCAAACCGGTGAAAAACGGCATCGTCGCCCTGACCGGAGAATTGACCCAGGATAAAATCCACGCAACCGGGGACCGCATGTTCGACCTGGTCCTGACCATGACCGCAGACGAGGTTCTGGCGCCGGAGCAAACCAAAACCAGGCCCGTGGACATGGTGATCGTCCTGGATAGAAGCGGGTCCATGGGCGGCCGGAAAATCCGGGACGCCAAGGCGGCGGTCAAGGGCCTGGTGGAAGGACTACGCAGCCAGGACCGTTTCTCTTTGGTGACCTATTCCAACTCCGTGGACGGCGGGGATGGCCTGCATTATCTGACGAACGACAAACGCAATTCCCTCAACTGGATGGTGGACTCCATTCCGGCGGGCGGCGGCACCAATCTGGGCGGCGGCCTGGAAAAAGGCGTAAACGTCTTGAGAGCCTTTGGCGATCCCGGCCGCATGGGCAAGGTCATCCTGATTTCCGACGGCCAGGCCAACCAGGGCGTCACTGATCCCAATCAACTTGCCGCCATGGCCGGGCTCCGGGACGACGGCCTGGTTTATTCCGTAACCACCGTGGGTCTGGGCCAGGATTTTAACGAGCAGCTTATGGCAACCGTGGCGGACGGCGGCAGGGGCCGGTATTACTACCTGGAAAAACCCGGCGATTTTTTGGCCGTCTTTCAGGAGGAAGCCAACTGGACCCGGGCCGTAGCTGCCAGCGCTCTTTCCATCCATCTGCCTTTGCCCAAGGGCGTGACTGCGGTTTCCGCCAACGGATATCCCGTGATCAACAGGGAAAACGGAGCGTTTATCTCTCCCGGCGCTCTTCTTTCCGGGCAATCCCGCACCCTGTACATTCGGCTGCATGCCAACGGCGACGCCGGTGAAATCCTGAATTTTGACGGCGTCAAGGCAACCTATGTGCACGAAGGCCAAACCCTGACGGCCATGTGCCCCCAATCCTTTGAAGTGCAGGTGACCCAAAACGCCATGGCCGCTTTGGAATCCGTATCCAGGGAAGCCTGGGAGGAGAAGGTGCTTAATGCGGACTGGAACGTCCTCAAGGAAGAGGTGGCCGCGGACATCAAGGCCGGCGACAAGGATCAGGCCAAGCATCGCATCCAAGAGTACCGCCAGAGCATCCAGGTGCAAAACAGCGTGGTGAATTCGCCCAGCGTGGAGTCCAATCTTAACGAAGACTGCGAGGCCCTAATGGACAAGGTGGACGAAACCTTTACCGGAGACTCCTCGGAGGTCATGCAAAAGCAAAGATCGGTTTCCAAGTCCATGCAATACGAAGGGTATAAGGACCGCCGGGGAATTAAATAG